A single region of the Liolophura sinensis isolate JHLJ2023 chromosome 9, CUHK_Ljap_v2, whole genome shotgun sequence genome encodes:
- the LOC135475512 gene encoding tRNA pseudouridine synthase-like 1: MYTIQTVIMGRYLLYFSYIGTMYRGLQMQVESGKLKNIPTILGALNAALQHLNPANEVKITTSSRTDAGVHALSNTVHVDLQHREPKTEFSPLLVTAVVNQRLFQDDNDIRILQTRLVRPSFHGRFHALARHYMYRFCLLRNPVEIHWATPHSAFENNRSIVVVDPLDVNRLHEAAKIFSGTHDFSAYTNPRVLRASHINPVKTVNVGVKRGEVILQQYQGCLGQGVDLWEIHVSSRSFLYKQVRRMVGAMLQYAQGNIDRDFLLSTLNQPSGKMCNFLHRKSAPAYGLYLKSVEYNPSDLEYQLPADCRFDEDISGLRAHIGPKRRGDQEVRSKSILAETYATPCVEFDKSGHTCETSAKNSYDDNNGHTCETSAKNSQDDNNGHTCETSAKNSHDDNNGHTCETSAKNSHDDNSRHRCETSANNGHDDNNGHRGEASANTTHDDKKGHTCEVSGKNSHDNLNNGRGQQISTQMK; encoded by the exons GCTGCTTTGCAGCATTTGAACCCAGCAAATGAAGTGAAGATAACAACGTCCAGTCGGACTGATGCAGGGGTGCATGCTCTGTccaatactgtacatgttgatCTTCAGCACAG agAACCAAAGACAGAGTTCAGCCCCTTGTTAGTAACAGCAGTTGTCAATCAGAGATTGTTCCAAGATGACAATGATATAAG AATATTACAGACACGGCTTGTACGTCCTAGTTTCCATGGGCGATTTCACGCACTGGCAAGGCACTACATGTATCGCTTCTGTCTCTTGAGGAACCCTGTGGAAATCCATTGGGCCACCCCGCATTCAGCATTTGAGAATAATCGTAGCATCGTTGTTGT AGATCCATTAGATGTGAATCGTCTCCACGAGGCTGCCAAGATTTTCTCTGGGACACACGACTTCAGTGCATACACAAACCCTCGAGTATTACGAGCCAGTCACATCAATCCAGTGAAAACGGTGAATGTCGGGGTGAAGAGGGGTGAAGTGATACTTCAACAGTACCAGGGGTGTCTTGGTCAGGGTGTAGATCtgtgggaaatacatgtatccagcaGATCCTTCCTCTACAAACAG GTGAGAAGAATGGTTGGGGCCATGCTCCAGTATGCCCAGGGTAATATTGACAGAGATTTCCTGCTCTCTACATTAAACCAGCCATCTggtaaaatgtgcaattttctCCATCGCAAATCTGCGCCAGCGTATGGCCTTTACCTCAAGAGTGTGGAATACAATCCTTCAG ATCTGGAGTATCAGCTGCCAGCAGACTGCCGTTTTGATGAGGATATATCTGGACTGCGTGCTCACATAGGGCCCAAGAGGCGAGGGGATCAAGAGGTGCGGTCAAAGTCCATATTAGCAGAAACATACGCTACTCCCTGTGTGGAGTTTGATAAGAGTGGACACACATGTGAAACTAGTGCCAAGAACAGTTATGATGACAACAatggacatacatgtgaaaCTAGTGCCAAGAACAGTCAAGATGACAACAATGGACACACATGTGAAACTAGTGCCAAGAACAGTCACGATGACAACAATGGACACACTTGTGAAACTAGTGCCAAGAACAGTCATGATGACAACAGTAGACACAGATGTGAAACGAGTGCCAACAACGGTCATGATGACAACAATGGACACAGAG GTGAAGCTAGTGCTAATACCACTCATGATGACAAAAAGGGACATACATGTGAAGTTAGTGGAAAGAACAGTCATGATAATCTGAACAATGGAAGAGGACAACAGATttcaacacaaatgaaataa
- the LOC135475451 gene encoding uncharacterized protein LOC135475451 isoform X2, whose translation MGKVSPKGRAEGAGLRPGDAVIKIAETSVMGYTHDAAKGEMNRAGNEFLITVQRDAVDVRTASAKLPPPGNVEVIEESTIHMNEEGAEFRPVESKTFTVLKDELGQSEGDKGPRPSSIFDRKRQNRTQYLNAQGVSIQRAYGQPQ comes from the exons GTATCCCCTAAAGGCAGGGCGGAGGGAGCAGGACTGAGGCCCGGGGACGCTGTGATCAAAATCGCCGAGACGAGTGTGATGGGGTATACCCACGATGCGGCGAAAGGCGAAATGAACAGGGCTGGCAACGAGTTTCTCATTACAGTTCAAAG AGATGCGGTAGACGTAAGGACAGCTTCGGCGAAGTTGCCTCCCCCTGGCAATGTGGAGGTCATTGAAGAAAGTACAATCCACATGAACGAGGAGGGAGCAGAATTCAGGCCGGTTGAGTCCAAGACGTTCACGGTTCTGAAGGACGAGTTAGGCCAATCTGAGGGAGACAAAG GTCCCAGACCGTCCTCGATATTTGACCGGAAGCGCCAGAATCGTACCCAATACCTAAACGCACAGGGTGTGTCCATCCAGAGAGCTTATGGACAGCCGCAGTGA